DNA sequence from the Liolophura sinensis isolate JHLJ2023 chromosome 1, CUHK_Ljap_v2, whole genome shotgun sequence genome:
TGACCTAGGGGACAGCACCCAGAACTACGGGTGGCGAAAACCTGACTGCCAAGGGTAAACCACAACCTTTCGAAAGGTACCTGGGAAACCCGCTAACCTAAAACTGCAGTTGGATCCGATTGACTCGCGACCATGTGGATCAACGGCCTGTTAGTCGTAGCGAGTTAACCGACCAGGACATGTTTACTTATATCAATATGTAGtagcccggtttcctgccaccgtATAATGTCAGCcgtcgtcgtatacgtgaaatattattgagtacaacgtaaaattgcaaataaataaatatataaaaataatcgGGGTGTACATATAACGTTAATTTCAGTCAGCAAACAGTTCCATGGACAGCGGTGTCAATATTCAAATCCGGAACAAGACAGACAGGCGTGAGAACAAGACAGACAGGTGTGAGAACAAGACAGACAGGCGTGAGATCAAGACAGACACGTATGAGAACAAGACAGACACGTGTGAGAACAAGACAGACACGTGTGAGAACAAGACAGACAGGCGTGAGAAAAAGAAGGATGTAGAGACTTATACAGTCTTACTAAATAGTCTCTGTGTGCgtgtacctgtaaatgaagATCAAGCTGTATCGCGGAACAGCAAGCAAACTCAGGCAAGACAATATGTACGATACATTTGCAACACTCAATAAACGGACCCGTAGTTGATATACGTTGCTCTGAACAACCAGACACTCAGATGCTATCTTGTTCACTCATAACTCGTCACCGGCGGCTAGGTGCATTATGAAACCTTTCCATTCATGTTGTTTTATGCAAGTTCTCGTTCTTCACTGAAACATAATTTggcgtacatgtaaataaaatatatgctgTATCAAGCTAAGCGATTGCACCctagaaaaatttgaaaatatgattttacaAGAGAGATCATCTATATGAGAAATACATCAGGTCATATCGCGCAAAAAGATGACCCAAACGAACTTATAAGCTGTGTGTTTGATAAATGTTGAATTTCTTTACCCACAGTGTTcttatttcacaatattttgTGGTAATGTACGTGTACTCCCTCGGCTAAAATAGTGTAAATTATCAGTTTCTGGTTTACCAAGCGAAAGAGAAATAAACTAGAAGTGTGTTTTAGCAGTAGAAAAGAAATTCCGGTTCgtgtaaatgtgtaataatCGGTTGGCCGCAaatgtatatgttaaatattcttgagcaaataATCTTGTTACTGGAGTTTGCTGATGGAGCTTTATGCCGAAAACGTTTGCTCACACTAAGgtaatttaaatgtaatatatcaatATCAGTTGAATCATAAAAAAGCCTCACTGAGCTGCCATTTCCACTGAAACTAAACCTAACCCTGAAACACTATTTATCGAtcaatatttatcgatatcagtaattctgttattgtgttattgatatcaataaatgaattggTGATATTGATAATTCTCGATCAAATGTTAATTtgccccccccccttcccccgtATATATCGGCTCTTTCCCGTAGCTTTTCTCAGTAGTATCAGATATTTGACAAAGGAGGGGTCTTACAGATCTTATGGTAAAACTACTTCGTTGTAAGAAACGTCTAGAAGATTTCAACAATACTGGGTATTTGTCGGGAGCAAGTGGCATCAATGGAGACCATTTGGCGTGGGGAGAGAACAGTACCAGGGTTATGGGCTGATTCTCCGAAGTGGAAAAACCTAAACGTGTCGATCATTCTGACAGAATTAATTTCTGGGGTCGTATAATGCGACACAAGAGACCTACTGTAGGCCTTTCTGCACGAAGTACTGTGTGTTGACCAAGTCTGAAGTCTCCACTATTAGGATGACTCAGGAGGGGTGTGCGTGTGACTCTGACAAAAGGTATATCTGTAAGAGTAGAGTCGAGAAGAACTCACCTGACACTTCCGCTCTCTGAGTGCTTTTTCTCTGAGTGAcgttttaagcatttacatgagtactggaataaaaccctgtaaCTCACGTAATGTTACGAGGGTCAGGATTTTACCGGATAgctgtgacaatttgccagctatctgttattttactctctgtgtttgCATTTTATTGATACATTTTCTCTTCTGCATTCCGTACCACACATTTTTCGGTGACCTATTTTGTATCGAGGCTACTTACGAGAAATATACCGGACGATTTGTCATGGTCATGAACTAATTTTGTATTCCGTGTGCGTGTAGGGCCTGTGTGTATTTTGGATAAAGTTTACATTATATGATCTTATGACATCTGTGTTCAAAAAGGCTGACTTGCGAAGTCCATTGTGAGAAATTTGGGTCAATACGTTATGAATAGTTGTTATTCCCTTATACAGCCTACGGTGCTATACACTTAACTGCTTGCTGTGCATTTTGTAGATTTAAAACCACTACATTCCTTCCTGTTAGTAGCAgttaatagatttatttatttatttatttgattggtgttttacgccgtactcaagaatatttcacttatacgacggcggccagcattatggtggttggaaaccgtgcacagcccgggggaaacccacgaccatccgcaggttgctgacaaacctttccacgtacggccggagaggaagccagcatgagctggacttgaactcacagcgaccacattggtgagaggctcctgggtcattacgctgcgctagcgcgctaaccgactagcacagcgtaatgacccaggagcagtTAATAGATGCTTTAGGTTTAGCTTGTACTTGTTCGACTATACATTGATTGTTGTCCGTTAGGTGCCCTGTATTTCCTGACGATGGCATAAGTGTATGTCGAAATACTGATCTACCACAACGATAACCGTGACTTTTCGGAGTTATCTATATTTTCTATTACCTTCAAATTTAATTGTCTTCAAGaataatcaaaagaaaaaaaaagaaattaaataaatgagaagATGGAAACCTCAGCGAAATTCGAAACCCAGCATTACCATCTTTATAGTGATGACCTGAAAGTTTTCAGCAAAACACAGACTTTAAAATATTCTATTTGTGTCAATGAGGTAAACAAATTTCTGAAATGGCCTTAAAGCTTATCTAAATCTTGGAAATATAGGTCAGTGTCTCATTTTCTTTAacctaacacacatacatatatactctaGCATTAAACACTGAAGTCCTGGCAGTTTGAAACCTGGCCATTTCAGTTGCCTGTCCATGTTAATGCATATTACGTCAAACGCCAAAATCTTGTCGTCATTTTAAATTAGTTTATCCGCAGTTAATACCTATTTCTGTCTGGTAACTGACGGTCAAAAGAATctttacgactccgtgagtaaactttaaccagccttttcagcaaattaatatcaaattattgtaggaaaacattgtacgaagcatattctcatgtgcgacaagcgtcagaTACACCCACACGagtttgttttgagacaacgaagaaagaaaaatcacgtgacccatagatgaccgcaactgcacatgtaataactgtataaaaacgttattcacagtgtgctggacttgcacactgactaaaaaccaccaaagtaatgcctccaTTGACTCTAGAACAtcgcgagagggccctgggtatggtatccatgggagccacccatgcccacattgcaaaaaggaccttcggctgctctcgtgtaactgtgtcaaacttgatgcaacgttacagacagacagggcagacattgGACAGGCCAAGAGCAGACAGGCCTAAGGTAACTACGCCCACAGAAGACGGGTACTTGCATGCGcgccttacacctgaggaaccgcttcctgacggtgacgtcatcgtcaatcaatgcctaaggtcaccgggtcagtcggcagaacgtgtccaggagactcatggttCACGGAATTatggcctatcgaccattcagaggttagttgttgacagccgaacatcgtcgcgAGTGCATGGTTGCTATGGGCTCGAACTGTGCGAATTGGCGAACGAACGACTGCATCATatgtccaggaggtggtaccatttggtggcggcagcgcgATGGTGtagggtgggatttgtggagaagAACGGACaacactggtcatcatctacgggaacctaacagctcagcGTTAAGTGGAGGAAtctctacgtcctgttgtcttgccattccttcaacagcagccacgtggtgtcctgtaccagcaagACAACGCCACACCCCATGCAgttcgagttgtgcagaacttcctggacgccaacaACGTCAACGTCTTtccgtggcctgcacgttcccagatatgtcccctatagaacacctttgggatatcatagGTCATCGAggaagacaacggccacaccttgcatcCAACCGACAGGAACTgacgttcgctctccaagataaatggcaacgaatcccacgtcatctcatctgACGAccgactttttctatgcgtcggagagtttttgcatgtattgaagcaaggggtggccacacgcgatattgatttgttttgatattgacttattttaaaaatgttgttaaccaagatggaatggctttTTTTCTACCcttgctctgtttgttcacttgtataATGATTTGAGCGCTGCTTTATCCGTTCTtgctcaagactttcaatatctaaagtcattggttttTTCAATATAGTAAACTTCagtgttttttgctttggcaaaataaattgatttgaactctttgtaaagtttcttttggccgccagttttgttcatttttagaAAACTGAAATTGAGAATTGTGGGAATTCTCTAGGTACCACGgtattaatatacatgaatataagtcgataatcgcaagattcatttccaaaacaacgtttaacactagctcccaaagacaaaggtatgtaagaaattatacaaataggaaataaagccggtaacacacaaaagagaagcggtcatcggttttcagtgatgctgggcagacagtggatattccaggcatgaattccatatcaaagttcaaattcgtagtccatgaatgagttccgaCAAAAACAGCCTGCCGTATGCATAGAAATACTCATAATAATATGCCTGAAAGTCATGAATCCCTTTGGCAGTGCTGTTTCGGTATGTCTGACAAAAGTAGATCATACGAATCTTCTTTGTACTGCGCATGGCGATAAATGCTTAGGTAACGCCCAAACTTACAGACAAGATGAAGATATAAAGGAACATTTGCTTAAAAATCAAAGGAACATTTGCTTAAAAATCGTTGGAGTCTTTGGGCACCGAAAACGTCAATTCAGATTGGCGATTCGACGACTTTGTATATCTTGCTCATCAGCAGTATCTCACTAACCATGGCGGTAAGATCAAATTGCagaattcaaaattttcatttgagtgagtgagtgagtgcttggtgtttaacgtcgtacttaacgatttttcatttatatgacgacgaaggcatccttagagtgtatgcagtgtgcctccttgttgtaggacggatttcccccgctcttttatctagtgctgcttcactgagacgccttaccgaaggcaagtaagccgtcccgcccgagcggGATacggggtcaaccagtcatagTACTACAcccttcatgatgaacgccaatggaggaagttacaactcaaGTCAGTTTTCATTTGAACTTATGTCATTAAGTTTAGGTTCATAAACATGAAGGTGTCTTATGTTGATAGATACTGAAACGTGTCCTCCTAAGTTTTACATCAACCGAAAGACGAAGTCGTGCTACCGCATTATGGGTGATGAGAAGGTGGTACCAGTCCCGGGTGGACTGTCAGAGCCAGGGAGGAGACCGGATCTGGTGCGACACGATGGAGGAGTACAGGCACGTGGTCATCCTCATCACGGCTTCCAAAGATACAAAACACACTTGTAACTTTTGAAGTATGTCGGGGTTTGCTTTCTACAAAAAATCGACTGTACACTTAAATGTCTTAAACATcataaaattagaaataaatcGTATTTGTATGATAGACCATTACAAATGCTATCCTTAAACATATTTAgtgttttcacaagaaaaagaGTAAGCTTTTCCTCCGTTGTACTTATGTTGTAATagatgttttgaaaataaatactaGGATAAGTTAAAAGCCAGTAaggaaaatacttattaaaaaATCGGAATCGTTCACTTGATCCAATAATTTTGTGAAACATATCCAGAATCAAATAATGCAATGTTTCAGAACGAATACTAGATACATTTATTGGATGATGAGTGTGCATGGTTGTTGTTGGCTTTTGTACTTTGATAATCTAACAAAGACATAGTTGAAGGCAGGTAGAGTAAAACTTTATCAAATGACATTATGCTATAAGGCGGGTGAATGGCCCTTTAGCAAAACAgctgtacagaaaatgaaacTGAGTATAACAGATTTACAGCCTACGCAGCCTTCGAATAATTTGGATTTATAACTTCTTTAATCTGGTAACAGCTGTAActtatgtaaacaaaacaataaactttttGTGATTGTGAAACAAACTGTGATTTAGTATTAATTTACTTGCATGTTTACATAAGCTAAATTATGATTCAAacatcacacgtgggaaggtcttccagcaacctgcggatggtccagtttccttccaccataatgctagccgccgtcgtataagtgaaatattcttcagtacggccgAAAATACCAgtttaattaacaaataaaataaagaaatgattCAATGCATGGTCGTATGCATACTTACACACTTAACTGAGAATCAACATATCATTATTATCTTGTACAGAGGAAGAGAAGCCTTGTGATATCCCATTGGTTTATGGGCCGCTTCGAACACCAGTTATTTCCCATAAATACACTCAACGGCCTATTTTGTATGCATGAAGTGCTTTTGTAATGTGTATGTCTTCTGCATACAGTTTGCCTCATCACATCTGAATACATCCGTGTTCTTAAGTAGTACCAGTTACAGTTCCTCAACAGCTGAGACTTTCTACCGTTTCTATTTTATCGTCATCTATACATTAACCAGAGTTCGACAAAACCGATagttatatatttttaacttCAGTGGGGCAAgtggttaatttttttaaaactaggCCAAAGTCATAGATTTCTAGAACCTGTTAATAAAAGGACTTGAAAGACCTGTTTCAGATATAGCTGCGCGTGCAGAAAGCTATACAACATGGCGCTGAGAACGCTCCTCCTGTGCGGTGTGGTTGTATTGGCATTCACCAATCCAGTGTCCAGCGGACTGTCTCTATCGTCACTTTCGAACAGAGTCGACCGTTTGGAAGCTTTATCTGCAGACGTAAGTATATACCTTAGCCTGCAAGGAACTCATATTTCAACTGCAGTGGTGAGTTCATTAgaatgtatatctatatttcAGTAACAACAAGGGCAAAGTCTTTGTAAACTTCAAAGTTTGGTATCCCCAGCTTATCGTAATAATGAATAGATATTTCCTTAAAGTGAAGAAAAACGAATGTTCACTATCAAGTGGTCCGCCTTGTGTTTTTGTTCTCTGTATATTGTTCAGTTTTCTTAGCTAACAAGGTCAACGcgacttcatacatgtagtcccTATAGGGCCCTAACCATTACATATCCAGTATTACTGCTACACAAGTAAATGCTAAAGTTTTAGCACATAGTATACGCCGATAACTGacacagatattagtagtgttgaaagtagaatattacatttcttttccagCCCTACGGGGAAAAGTAAAGGTATGAGtatgttcattagatggtctaaccctGTGAGAGAAGAGAAACCCAATATTCTTGcttgaattacatatatattggctaaaacaAGCAGACCAtgtgtcccaaattttaaaagaattagggtaaaggCCTATGCAGAATGTTTCCGGAATGGTCCAGGATCAGGATATCCACTTCCTGTCGCTCTTCATGTTTTCGTTATTTACTACGCGTGGTTGTAGCGAACTTACACTTGTTATTGGCTGAGAGAATTAACGCTTTAGGCTGTGCATACTCTgtcatgtgttaaataaaacacatgtattaaatgataaattatgtCAGCCTGCGTGTCATATAGCTGtttacaacatttaaaaattttgacaaagaACAAGGTCATACagttcattttgaaaacaacataaTAAATACCAATTACTCTTCATACCCCTCcaacaagttgttgttgtttttagaaATCATTTCAGAAAGAATAACACGTGTGGACTTTTATACTTTTGAGTAGAattcaaaagacaaaatatttctttccaaCGCTTTGGCTAAATTTTTTTCATGGTAACTCGACGCCACTAGCGGATCATTATTACCAGTAAATACCACCTTTCTGATTAGACTGAATACAAATGATGAACGAGCCCTCATTAATGCTGGGtccagttatttatttacttgattgctcTTGAATTTTCCGATTATACACCGACCGTCATGTTTATGTGTGGTGAAAAACAGAGTGCCCGAGTAGCCATGCACCGAAcctggccaggtacatgtacctgacataccTGATTTACAAGTGCAGAGTAACTTCTCTGCAATACGCCTGGACTTACACATAACTCTGTATCTGCTTACATTTCGCTACCAGAGCCAAGCTGATATTATCTACTTCGTAATACAATAGAAATAGGTCGTTCCCAGCACCAACAAGCgactttgcttgtgatcaaattcctaccacattttgttttgcagggcCTTTTCCCGGGGAATAACGTGTCCTATCCTGCAGGTATGTGTGCACCATTccactttcagttttgttattaAAACGATATGTGATGACGCATTTTAATGAGTATTCTAGGCTTCTTCCAAATTCatgacattttaaatgtataagGGTAAAGAACCCAGGCTCTAGAGTTCGTTCCTTACCGTTCCATTGTCTTTGGGCAACCTGAAAATCAGCcactaaatttaaattaattccCAAAGACGTTTCCAGGGGTGTTCTAAACATGTAAATCAAATTATTGTACCTATCCACTCATTTGGTGTCGCCATTTCACCGCGTTAGAGACACGTCACAAATTTTAGGTAATAAACAATGTCGCGCTGTTACAGTGAACATGATCGGGCATGGCAATTTGAtagaacaaaaatacaaacaaaaacacaaacgcCAGATGTCCCACTCAAGAGTTTCAGCTCCGTTGTCTAACATCCAAAGTTTCTTTGAGCTTGTCAGTTTGTCAGGGCGAACGTCTTCGTCTCCGGAGTCAGTATTACTTTACATTAGACATTAGGGAATTTGCCGAACGGAATAAGTTCTTGTCATTTGGAAACTTCTTTCCTGTCGATGTTGGGGGAACATTTCCTTTAAAACTAAGGCTTCGAAGAGCAAACAGTTATACAGTGAAATCTTCTGTTTCTCAGGCATTGGCGAGGCGGATTTGTTGCCAGCTGCAGAACTCGCCCTGACAAATTACCCACCCAACATGTAGGCATTGTGACACAGTTAGTCGCTCTCAGTTCGGCATAAATGTATGACTGTCCAGTTGAACCAATATGCCTcggtttaacatttaaaataaccTCCAAATCCAAATTTTTTTGACATCGATGTCAGTAAATTTTTGAAGAGGAATCATGAGCTGAGCAGTTTTTAGACGCCATAGCCAAAATATTACAACATAGTCCAAAAGaacttctacaacatggctacgtGGAGAGATTTGTCTGTCAGTTCTAAATCCCCAATGTTGATTTCCATCTTCGcgactttcaaaactttcaaatttttaaaaatatttttttggctTACTTCTTTTTTGTAGGTATACATATTGGCAAACTTTGTGTTCACTGTAAGCATTAatgaaacacaacaacaacaataattcaAACCATGTTGCGCGCACTAAAAGTCGGTCTCAGTCAGAAACATGACCAAATATTCTATACACCTTATAATCTGCTTCTGTTGGTAGACATCAAGTCATGCCCGTCAGAGTTCTACATGCACCGCCCCACTTTTGCCTGTTACCGGATTATGAAGGAAGTAAAGTCGTGGTACGAGGCCCGAGAGGAATGCCACACCCAGGGGGCTGACCTGATCTGGTACGAGAACCCGGTCGAGTATAGACACGTGGTCATCAAACTCCTCACCTCTCTCACAGAGTCGAAAGGTAAGCAAACATGTATCACACCAAGGCGACTGGACTGATCTGGTTTTAGAGCCCAGTCTGGTATACAGACACGTAGTCATCAAACTTCCTACTTCTCTCGCTGAGTGGAAAAGTAAGCAAACATGTGTCACACCAAGGCTGCTGGACTGATCTGATACGAGCACCCAGTCTGGTATACTGACTGACACGTGGTCATCAAACTCCTCACCTCTCTCACTGAGTCGAAAGGTAAGCAAACATGTGCCACACCCAGGCGGCTGGACTGATCTGGCTTGAGGGCCCAGTCTGGTATACAGACACGTATTCATCAAAttcctcaggtacatgtagtggtcATCAAACTCCTCACCTCTCTCACTGAGTCGAAAGGTAAGCAAACATGTGCCACACCCAGGCGGCTGGACTGATCTGGCTTGAGGGCCCAGTCTGGTATACAGACACGCATTCATCAAATTCCTCAGGTACACGTAGTGTTCATCACATTCCTCACCTCTCTCACTGAGTCGAAAGGTAAGCAAACATGTGCCACACCCAGGCGGCTGGACGGATCTGGTACGAGAACCCGGTCGAGTATAGGCACATGGTCATCAAACTCCTCACCTCTCTCACTGAGTCGAAAGGTAAGCAAACATGTGCCACACCCAGGCGGCTGGACTGATCTGGTATGACAACCCAGTCTGGTATACAGACACGTGGTCATCAAACTCCTCACCTCCCACTGAACTGAGTTGAAAGGTACCGGTAAGCCAATATGTGTCACACACAGAAAGTTGGTCTGTTCCCATCCACATAAAATCCTGTCCAGACGAGTTATTCAACCGATTGAGCTATAGGAGACATGCTAGTAAGAAGGTGGCCGTCTTTACATGGGTGCAGAGTATCAATAATTACCTTACTAGGGGTTTACTTTCGTGCTGTACGTTTATTTCCTCATGGCAGAATATGTATTGTATTTCTCTTTTAGTGATGTGGCTTTAAAAACCATAGCCTCCCATCTACATGGATACAGTTCTGTGGTAACACAGATGTGATTTACTTCATTACATAGATCACTAAGCACTAAGGCGTCGTTTAGGCAGCCGCCGATCGGCCCTTCACAAAGGATGTCGCAAGCTCGAATGTCGCATGCTCGAATTCAGCTTTGCTGGAAACCAAAATCtggttaaaccaccaaccttactGAGCCGTATAAGTTAGATGTTTATGAATATATAGTGATTTacctttgatttcattttgactAGATTGATTTAATTGGTTCTCAGGAATAACGTCTCTTGAAGTACTTCACTTCATGACTCAACCGCTATTGTTCGGTACTTTGGCTATCAACACAGCGCGCTGTATGCTCCTTTACTCCTGGTAACCTCATTTCATCCACTTACCACTTCATAGTATAAGCATCTTGAACAAATTCTTTCTGGTACGATAATTCCAAGAAAACACTATTTGTTGGTTCAGTCGCCCAACACCGTTATCACGTGGACGGCATTAAAGCATTAGCAACCTGCACAGCATTTCGTCAAAAACAAATCACGTTGTTGTTCTCTTTGAACATCTTTCAGATTACAACAACGCAGGCTACTGGTCAGGGGCGAATGACATCACTGGAGGACCTCTGGTGTGGGGTGACACCGACATGCCGGTGATGAGCAGCTTCTTCAGTAATTCCCAGTCCTCCTCCAACTTATACCGTTACGGCCGTCAGTCGTCTAGCTCGACCGAGAACGCCCAGAAGCATTGTGTGTTCATGAAGTATCAACGCTCGACGATGAAAATGACACAGGAGCTGAGTGAATGTGACGGCGGAAGGCTGTATATTTGCAAGTGTAAGACAAAAGGCAAGGGGCAGTGTGTTCCGCCTTCAAAATTAGACTAAAGTTCTGCTTTGACTTAGAGAGGTACAAGACTACAAGCCTTCGTACATGTTTTCGTCCGAAAAGCCGACGCGATGTGGAGTCAATTTCTCCTTTCTCTAAAATGACATGATATTATACTGGCCGAGTACCTGTGTGTCGAAGGGCCTTGTCTTCAGGGTGACTAGAGCCCTAACTTTCTAAAATTCAAAGAAACTCAATTTTTCGTGTTCCTAAAATTAACCAGCTCTACATATTTTTACCATTCTTTTTCATTATACATCATACCTAATGAAACTATGAAATAAAGCattatatttgaagaaaaagaaGCTCATACCTGATTAAGCCAATGAAGTATTATACATGCGGTTGACAAATTAAAGGAATATACCTGATCAAATCAAAAAAGTATTATACATGCGG
Encoded proteins:
- the LOC135461742 gene encoding uncharacterized protein LOC135461742 — protein: MALRTLLLCGVVVLAFTNPVSSGLSLSSLSNRVDRLEALSADGLFPGNNVSYPADIKSCPSEFYMHRPTFACYRIMKEVKSWYEAREECHTQGADLIWYENPVEYRHVVIKLLTSLTESKDYNNAGYWSGANDITGGPLVWGDTDMPVMSSFFSNSQSSSNLYRYGRQSSSSTENAQKHCVFMKYQRSTMKMTQELSECDGGRLYICKCKTKGKGQCVPPSKLD